The genomic stretch CCTTTCATTGAGTAACACCTCCTAATAAAGATGTTACAATATTTAAGACAATTCCGAAAGTTATTACTTAAGACAATATCATAAATTAATCATAATCCCAAGAAATAGACATGTCTTTTTCTTGCATCAACTTTATTAATATGTTATCATTCTACTAGACATCAAGAGAAGTGGAGGGACAGGCCCTTTGAAACTTCAGCAGCCTGCATTAAGCAAGGTGCTAAATCCTGCAGAATTATGTTCTGAAAGATGCTTGAAAATGATTTATCAAGATAGCTTTTAGAATAGCTATCTTTTTTTCATTTTGATGTCTACAAATCTTCAAATTAACGCAAAAACAGCCTTGTGATTGGGGCTGTTTTTTGCTTAAAAAAAAGAAGATAACAATTGTTACCTTCTCATTACTATTAATATACTTGACCATAGCTAACACCCAAGAATGAGTGTGGTTTAATACGACAAACACTTGAACATGAACCTGTACTTGCATATCCTAGACCAAAGTATAAGTCACCATTTGCTTTATATTTATTTATAACACTCTTTAATGACTTTCCACTATGTTTGAATACTTCAAAATGAAGATGTGGTCCAGTTGAGTTTCCAGTACTTCCCATATAAGCAATTGTCTGACCTTGTTTAATTGTACTTCCATAATTTGCATAACCACTCATATGTCCATAAATAAATGTATATGTGCTTCCACCAACTTGATGAGCAGTAATCATAAAGTTACCATATCCAAGTCCATTACCTCTAGCTAATACAACACCATTTGCAGGTGCTTTAATTGGAGTACCAGAATTGTTTGCTAAGTCAATACCTGGATGCCATCCCCCACCAAAACTTGCTGGATAGTACCAAGCTACTGCAGTAACTGTCGCATG from Bacilli bacterium PM5-9 encodes the following:
- a CDS encoding hypothetical protein (product_source=Hypo-rule applied), translated to MKLQQPALSKVLNPAELCSERCLKMIYQDSF